From Plasmodium gaboni strain SY75 chromosome Unknown, whole genome shotgun sequence:
aaagacATGGGAAAGCTACTATAACTACACCAGATgaaacaaaatatatttgtaattttGAAAATGATCAAGAAATAGGTGATGTAGAATTTTTCTTTGCTAACGGTGATCATGCATATGGTTCAATTAAAGATGGTACCCTAGATAATTATGGTAGATATGAATTTAGTAATGGAGATATATATGTAGgaaattttaaaaatggTTTATTTCATGGTAAAGGATATTATAAATGGAATTATGGAGAAGATTATAAAGTTTATGAAGGTAATTATTTCAAAGGTAAAAGAAATGGTACAGGACAAATTATTCATTCAGATGGTCGTATATTTTATGGAGCATTTaaagatgataatatgGATGGAGAAATTCTTGAAATTAGTCCCCAAGGAATACAAACAAAGcgtaaaaaaaaaaaattataaattaaaaaaaatatatatatatatatatattatacaatATGTACATAGTATCActattatctttatatatatatttttttttattttcccCTTCTTTTCTTATTGTAGTTCTATATGAAAatggaaaatatataaggaTCCTAGATAAAATTGATGAgatatatgatataaaagaaataatagAAGAATCTTCCATTAACACTTCTATTTTTACTGACccttatatttataaacaGATGTATGAAGTAAGTActttcaaa
This genomic window contains:
- a CDS encoding hypothetical protein (conserved Plasmodium protein, unknown function), with protein sequence DNKLHGKGTVNFNDGSVYEGEFKYGKKEGKGKWSDGNGNSYEGEWLDDKRHGNGIYKTKDGFIFDGCFKENKRHGKATITTPDETKYICNFENDQEIGDVEFFFANGDHAYGSIKDGTLDNYGRYEFSNGDIYVGNFKNGLFHGKGYYKWNYGEDYKVYEGNYFKGKRNGTGQIIHSDGRIFYGAFKDDNMDGEILEISPQGIQTKLLYENGKYIRILDKIDEIYDIKEIIEESSINTSIFTDPYIYKQMYEIEKK